Proteins from a genomic interval of Plutella xylostella chromosome 24, ilPluXylo3.1, whole genome shotgun sequence:
- the LOC105396175 gene encoding uncharacterized protein LOC105396175 — MAIAYWRDLAGGQHDWSDSEFEYPVQLSKKQKSPAGSKRKATTSSNEARSDSELEYPVQLSRKPKSPAGSKRKASSSNEEAARSTTKKKPAGDLFAIIRDAEKVAKTCPEQHQLGSSIVTRVASGHVRRAAPTEGEFYVELKVYNTVDAASTTSQERWKKALVTVRLQADQDTPHWEALQKFMKSVYTLFEDTEPTFYGEKINIK; from the exons ATGGCTATTGCGTACTGGCGTGACCTCGCCGGAGGCCAACATGACTG GTCGGACTCAGAGTTTGAATATCCTGTGCAGCTAAGCAAGAAGCAGAAGTCTCCAGCAGGCTCCAAGCGCAAGGCTACGACGAGTTCCAACGAGGCTAG GTCGGACTCAGAGTTAGAATATCCTGTGCAGCTGAGCAGGAAGCCGAAGTCTCCAGCGGGCTCCAAGCGCAAGGCGTCGAGTTCCAACGAGGAAGCGGCTAG ATCTACCACTAAGAAGAAGCCGGCTGGAGATCTCTTCGCAATTATTCGCGACGCCGAGAAGGTCGCGAAAACCTGCCCAGAGCAGCATCAGCTGGGCTCCAGTATCGTGACGCGAGTTGCCAGCGGTCACGTTCGTCGCGCCGCTCCCACGGAAGGGGAGTTTTATGTGGAGCTCAAGGTGTATAACACCGTCGATGCTGCCAGTACCACCTCACAAGAAAGGTGGAAGAAGGCTCTG GTGACTGTTCGGTTGCAAGCCGATCAAGACACGCCTCACTGGGAGGCCTTACAAAAATTCATGAAGAGTGTATACACACTCTTCGAAGACACCGAGCCAACATTTTATggcgaaaaaataaacataaaataa